Below is a genomic region from Macaca thibetana thibetana isolate TM-01 chromosome 1, ASM2454274v1, whole genome shotgun sequence.
GGCATTCCCTAGGATTCAGGAGTCTGGGACCAGGGTTTCCGCAGAGCTTCCTGGCTCAGGGAACTTGCCAGGTAACGGGTCTTCACCACGTCTAGCACAACCTCATCCTTGGAGCAGCGTCGTTAATCCTAATTTGTCCCTCATCCTCAGCTCCTAAAACTGCCTTTGGGTGACTTATTTCCTATCATCGCTTACCTCATAATTCCTTGAGATTTGACTTTAcctgaataaatataatttcagaagGGAGCCCTTTAGGGGTGCAGATCCCTCCCAAAGGAAACTACTGACCTGGCTTACGTATTCCTAACACGTACTCcatagatttatattttaaaagaggccCAATCTTTATcaagaagtttatttaaaaatcttcttaATTAACATAATGGGACTCAGCTATCATGAAACTATTGAAATCAAGATAAGAGAACAACAGTAAGGGAATGAGAACATAGTGTCAAAATTCCAGAAGAGCAAAGGTGCCAAGTCTGGAATTCCTTAGGGCCAAGGTAACAAAAGACTGTGATGCCTGCACAGCTCCACTAGTTAATAAAATGCAACACGTCAGCAACAGACACGGGCTCTGacctatttcttttgttgttgttgttgttttaggtttttttgtttttgttttttggatttttttgagacgaagtctcactctgttgcccaggctgtagcgcaggggggcgatctcggctcactgcaagctccgcctcccgggttcacaccattctcctgcctcagcctcctgagtagctgggactacaggcatgtgccaccacgcccggctaattttgtatttttagtagagatggggtttctccatgttggtcaggctagtctcaaactgccgacctcaggtgatccacccaaagtgcggggattataggcgcgagccactgtacccagcgaCTCTAAcctatttctcaaagaaatatatCACGTGGATGCTCAAGTAAGGACTTTGAACCACGTAATTCACGTATTGGTAGGTCTAGTCCTCAAGTTAGGCATAAGAATAAATGgttttgttttcaatgttttccTGTGCACATATTTGTTTGTTGAAGTGTTAAGAATATTGTTAactatgcatttttcaaaaacatggGACGTTGTAATCTGCTGTTGTTCTTTTCCTACCTTTTTGAAACAGAAATTAGATCACTAGTTTttacacttttctcttttctagcaCATGTATTTTGAGTTATGAGTTTCCCTCTGAGTACTACTTTGGCTGCATACCATgctttttgtaataatttttcatTGTGAAATAATGTTGAccctacaaaaaatttataaGGACACTGCAAAGCTCATCAGCTGCCTCTTCACCGACCTTCCTAGTTGTTGCCCTTTTGCCATCTTTGCCCCATTTCCGTCTCTGAGTGAATGTATCTGAGCCCCTGGTGAGCCGGTTCGCTTTCCTCTCCACAGTGAGGCTCggcaggaggcaggcagagggcCTTGGAACCACCCCTCCACCACTGGCTTTGTCCTCACTAGACTTTTCAATGACAGCCAGATGCACCTGTTCCTCTTCAGCATGGTGGTGCTGGTCTACATCCTCGCCATGGCTGGCAATGCCACCATGGTCCTCCTGATCTGGGCCGACGCCCAGCTCCACAAGCCCATGTACTTCCTCCTCAGCCAGCTGTCCTTCCTGGACATCTTCTTTTCTTCAGTCACTGTCCCCAAGATGATAGTGGCCTTCCTCTTTGATTGGACGAGCATCTCTTCTGGGGGCTGTGGGGcacaaatgtttttcttcatgttCCTGGGAGCTGCAGAGTGTCTCCTGCTGGCCCTCATGGCCTATGACCGCTATGTAGCCATCTGCAACCCTCTGCGTTACCCAGTGCTTATGAGCCGTCGCGTCTGCCTGCTCATGGTTGTGAgctcctggctgggagggtccctcAATGCCTCCATCCAGACCTCGCTAACCCTGCAGTTCCCCTACTGTGGCTCACGAAAGGTCACCCACTTCTTCTGCGAAGTGCCTTCGCTGCTGATGCTGGCCTGTGCAGACACAGAGGCCTATAAGCAGGTGCTCTTTGTGACAGGTGTGGTGGTCCTCTTGGTGCCCATTGCCTTCATCACCACCTCCTACGCCTTCATTTTGGTGGCTGTGCTCCAGATGCGCTCTGTGGAGGGGCGTCAGAAGGCCCTGGCCACCTGTTCCTCCCACTTGACAGTAGTCAACCTCTTCTATGGGCCCCTTGTCTACACCTACATGTTACCTGCATCCTACCACTCTCCTGGCCAGGATGATGTTGTATCTGTCTTCTATACTGTTCTCACACCCTTTCTCAACCCTGTCATCTACAGCCTCAGAAACAAGGAAGTGACTGGGGCAATGAAGAAGGTCATAGGAGAGTGTGGTGTCTTTAGGAATGCTTGAGACCCAGGAGAGAGGGCTGGGAGACACACGTATGAGATCTGAGTTCACTCCTAGGCATTGAGTCTGAAGATAGACAGACATCTATTGCATATGACCTTCCATATCTGGGATGTGTTTATGGCTCCAGGATCCTGTTCTAGGATTCCCTTCTGGGATGAGAGGAAGAGTCCCAAATCCACATGCAAGGAAGTGAAATGATTCCCCTCAAGCCACCACACTTCTACTTTTTCAGAGAGGTTTCCAGAACATCTGATTCCACTCATCATTCCCCCTGTCCATCTCAACAAACTCTAGTCAGGCTTTTTCTTCAGCCATCCCCTGGGCAGTGCAGCGATAAACCACCCTCTCCGTGTCACTGAATGTCTTAGGGCTTCCCTTCTCACCCAGTAAAAGCCAAAGGTCCCACCAAGCCCTTGATACCTGACTATTTCTCCAATCTTCTGTGTTGACATACCTCTTTTtcttcactctgctccagccacactggcccccTTGCTCAAAATTCCCAAGCACaatcccacctcagcatccttcAATGCTGAGTTCCCGATGCCTGGGGGCTTTCCTCACATTTGTACATGGAGTTCTCCTTGCCTTCGTTTAGGAATTATTCACATGTGACCATATCAAAGACACCTGCACTGATTACCCTTTCCAAAATAGCATTCCCACCCCCCCCACCATCTTGCTCTAATCCCATTTGTGTATTAGAATGTGTAGTTCAGGAGAGCACAGAATTTCCTCTTTAATGTATTCTCAGCTCCAAGAAGAGTTCCTGGCATATCGAGTCAatcaaaaaataacttttggatGAACAATTAAATCCAAAGAACATTTTCTTGTCTAATCACAACAGTGTTGTTCCCTTTTCTAGTTCCTCCTTCTTGAAAATCTTCCTTCCCTGGGCAATAATACCATGTTCCTTGTTTTCCTCCTGCTTCTGGTGCACTTTTTCCTACTAAGTGATGAAGGCCCTCAAAACCCAGTGCGGCTAGATACTTCTCTTCTCAGTCTACACTCCCTAGTTACTCCCGTTCTTGGCTTTGGTTACCatttgataccaaagcctgagaTACATAACTATAGGCCACTCAGATGTCTCTTCCAAGCTCCTCACCACATACCCAAGGCCACCTCAGTACTCCCACTGGATGTTTCAAAGGCACCTCAAATTCACCATGTCAGGAAACAAAGTCATAATCTCACCCTGAAGCCTGAGCTTCTTCCAGGGCTGGTAACTGAGTGTTGTCACACGAGAACAATGAGTCTTTGTCACCACCCATATCCAGTCCCTCACCAGTTCCTACCTCACCTCTCCACAAGATGGCCTCTGGgtcaccactgccaccactacTGTGGTCCAAAAATACCTAAATTATTCTCACCTGGACGATGCAGGAATTTTCAAACAGACCTCCCTGTCCCCTTTCTTGCCCTACCCCCACATATACATTCACAACTTATGTTCCAAGATGTAGCCAAAGGGATCTCTAAACACAAATCTAACTACATATAGCAACCCCACTCCCGAAAGTCCCCTGCAATCCCCTTAGCAGTTCTCATTACACACATTAATTGCTGTTAACACATATAGCCATCTAACGTGATGTATTTTAATAACTTACATTGCTTACTATGTGTCTTCTCCTACCACAAattaagctccatgagggcagatgTTTTTGTCCTtgcacttggcacatagtagacatttattaaatattgaataaCTATTTGTTATTGAATAGTTCTTTggataaaacaaactttttcgTTGCCTTCAAAGTTCTGCAAAGTCCAACATTCTTTGTCTCATTTCACTCTCCTCCTTAATACTCTACTCCTGCACCTTCCTGCTTCCCATTCTGGAGCTATTCTGCTAGTTGAGATGCTGCTTGCTCCTCCCAGCCACCACGCTCGTGTTCCCTTCTTTGCGTCCATATGTACTCAAAGGTTAgcttctacttataagtgagaacatgcagtatttagttttctgctcctgtgttagtttgcttaggataatggcctccagctccatccatgttgctgcaaaggatatgatcttattcttttttatggctgcatagtattccatggtgtatcgtATTTTGTTTAGTCtaccgttgatgggcatttaggttgattccatgtctttgctattgtgaatagtgctgcaatgagcatatgCGTGCTTGTGTCtgtatggtagaataatttatattcctcaCCTTCTTTATACTCCAATTTCATCTGAGCAGATACTACCTGGAGTAAAGAATATATTTCCGTTACtgacaatatattgtattcttgaaaaatgctaagaaagtagacattgtgtttttattataacagtgataactatgtgaggtaatgcatttgttaaacagcttgatttaatcatgccacaatgtatgtatattttaatatacttcaaaacatcatgctgtacatgatgaatacatataattttatatatcaattaaaaatacatttaaaaataaagtaaaatttaaatgttaaaatgaaaaacaagaacagGTGTCCCAGTTACTCTCGCAGCTAGGTAAGCTCTGGCAAGTGGACTACAGGTATAAAGGTTTGTGCTTTCCAGCAGTTCCTCAGAAGCCAGGGTAATATCACATGCCTCTCGACATCACCCGCCTTTCTTGCTGGCTGGTGTGTAGTCATGGCGGCTGGAGCTTCAGCAGACATCTTGCAGCATGAGGCAGAAGCCAGGAAATGAGAACGTGAAGCAAATATAAAAGGAAGCTTCTGAAACCATGGAGTAAATCACAGCCACTTGCCTTGCTGGGCATTTGCAGTGAACCTAATTTTACCTACATCCTTTCACACCAAGAAGTGATGGATAGAGAGCAGACCCCCTTTCAAGGCACGGGAAGAGTAACTATATCATTCATGCAGTAGAATGCCAGGAAAACCTTGCTGAAAAGTAGATGAACCGCACTAGAaaacacacatcagaaagcaatgtGGGGACTGTAAGAAAATCAGTAGCTGTGAGAATTTAATGTCCACATGGAAAAAGTGGCCGGCCCTGATTAGACTTGACCTTCACTTAAGGAATATGTCATAGTATTTCCACTATGTACAAATGATAATGTAGGccatttgctttttgtcttttaatagaaCATGAAAATGGAAAGATGTAAAAACCAAGTAATTAGGTGATACTTGCCAGGTGACATGACGAAGCCTAGCTCTCTTGTACACGGAACATTGCAAGGTAAAGTGTGGAAGCACAAAGCTGAATTTCAGGAAAAACTTACGGACAGACCTCAAGCTTCAGGGAATATACTTTTGCCTGAGGAGAAAATGAGGGAGGAATAGTGACAAACtgggaaaaaatgacaaattctTGAACAATTACAGAAGACTTCCCAAGATTAAATCACCTTATCCCTAACATATTACAAACTtgctctttatttaattttatcctcATCAGAAGttttctgtatacattttttaaattaatatataatagatatatatatttggtgGGCACATGTGACAATTTAATACGTTTGTATAATTTATAGAGATTAAATTGATCTGAGACCTGAAACCATGAAAATTCTAGATGATAACATAGGAAAAACCCTTCTAGCCATTGGCTTAAGCAAAGACtacatgaccaagaacccaaaagcaacaGGAATAGACTCAAATTCCTCACATGATCGTACCCAAGCACCAGTTTTACCACAGGATcttattc
It encodes:
- the LOC126959689 gene encoding olfactory receptor 2Z1-like, whose amino-acid sequence is MARPVDREVIGIETVAHHVPGRSTHTTQGHTGKAEGVSRKQRPSLRCVFPGKKRGKQLSRLRTGNEARQEAGRGPWNHPSTTGFVLTRLFNDSQMHLFLFSMVVLVYILAMAGNATMVLLIWADAQLHKPMYFLLSQLSFLDIFFSSVTVPKMIVAFLFDWTSISSGGCGAQMFFFMFLGAAECLLLALMAYDRYVAICNPLRYPVLMSRRVCLLMVVSSWLGGSLNASIQTSLTLQFPYCGSRKVTHFFCEVPSLLMLACADTEAYKQVLFVTGVVVLLVPIAFITTSYAFILVAVLQMRSVEGRQKALATCSSHLTVVNLFYGPLVYTYMLPASYHSPGQDDVVSVFYTVLTPFLNPVIYSLRNKEVTGAMKKVIGECGVFRNA